A single region of the Malaclemys terrapin pileata isolate rMalTer1 chromosome 4, rMalTer1.hap1, whole genome shotgun sequence genome encodes:
- the LOC128837013 gene encoding uncharacterized protein LOC128837013 translates to MIERGHNRDSEQCRVKVKELRQAYQKTKEANGRSGSEPRTCRYYAELHAILGGAATTTPPLFVDSGSGIVSTPEDSADGVEEEEEDELAESTQHSLLPNSQDLFITPTEVPSQASTQDSDPMEGTSAAANSSSLPPPSRRLSQIRRRKKKTREDMFSEIMQSSRSDRAHLNEWKETVSKYRKEVSEREERRDQREERRDQREERRDDRDERWRQEDQRMKDATLGLLRRLVEVQERLLENRLPLQPLFHPPPSPCSVSSSPRRVRTRGGGGRLRTPSHSTPVDSPSKRLSFF, encoded by the exons atgatcgagagaggccacaatagggactctgagcagtgccgcgtgaaggtcaaggagctcagacaagcctatcaaaaaacaaaggaggcaaacggtcgctccgggtcagagccgcggacatgccgctactacgccgagctgcatgcaattctagggggggctgccaccactaccccacctttgttcgtggattctgggtcggggatagtctcgacgcctgaggattctgccgatggggtagaggaggaggaggaggatgagcttgcagagagcacacagcactcccttctccccaacagccaggatctttttatcaccccgactgaagtaccctcccaagccagtacccaagactctgaccccatggaagggacctcag cagctgcaaattcctcaagcctccctcctccatcccgaaggttatcacagataaggcgtcgtaagaagaagacgcgggaggacatgttttctgaaattatgcaatccagcaggagtgacagagctcatctgaatgagtggaaggaaacagtttcaaagtataggaaagaagtcagtgaacgtgaggagaggagggaccaacgtgaggagaggagggaccaacgtgaggagaggagagacgatcgagatgagagatggcggcaggaagaccagaggatgaaggatgcaacgctggggctgctccggcgtctggtggaggttcaggaacggctgctggaaaacagactgccgcttcagcccctgttccaccctcccccctccccatgttccgtatcctcctcacccagacgtgtaagaacgcggggggggggggggaggctccgtacaccttcccattccaccccagtagacagcccaagcaaaaggctgtcatttttttaa